Part of the Nitrospirota bacterium genome is shown below.
TCACCAGAAATTTTATTGATACCGCCGAAGGCTCGGTATTGATAGAACTGGGCAAAACAAGGGTCATCTGCACCGCATCGATCGAAGAAAGGGTCCCGCAGTTTCTGAAAGACAAGGGCACCGGATGGGTGACCGCAGAATATGCCATGCTTCCGAGGGCAACATCCACAAGAACAACGAGAGAATCCTCAACCGGCCGCGTTGGCGGCAGAACTCACGAGATCCAGCGGCTTATCGGCAGGGCGCTCCGCTCAGTTGTCAATCTGAGCGCGGTCGGACAGAGATCATTCTGGATAGACTGCGATGTGATCAGGGCTGATGGCGGCACCCGCACCGCTGCGATTACCGGCGCTTATGTCTGCCTTCATGATGCATTCACCTTTGCGGTAAAGAAGGGCCTGATCGAAAAAAACCCAATCAAAGACTCTCTTGCAGCCATAAGCGTAGGGGTGGTCAAAGGCCAGCCGGTTTTGGACCTCTGCTATGAGGAGGACTCTGCCGCTGACGTTGATATGAATATTGTGATGACAGGAAACGGCAATCTCGTTGAGGTCCAGGGCACGGCAGAAGGTTCACCCTTCTCGTTTGAGACCATGGACCAGTTGCTTGGGCTGGCAAAGCAGGGTATCGGCAGCCTCATCGCGCTTCAGAATGACCTCCTGGGATCAGAAGCGTTGTCAGTGTCCAAATAGCGGATTAAGCCCGAAAGAGACCTTTTCATCGCTTTTCATATCCCTTTTAGTGGCTGAAATTAAGCATTTCTCTGTGGTAAAATATAGAACTTATCGGAGGTGACTTTGAACGCTTACAGAAGTCTTTTTATATGGCTCTTGATCGGCATCATGATCATACTGCTCTTTAACCTGCTTAATACTCCCAAGAAAACGCAGGAAGAAATG
Proteins encoded:
- the rph gene encoding ribonuclease PH codes for the protein MRPDNRKNNQLRSIKITRNFIDTAEGSVLIELGKTRVICTASIEERVPQFLKDKGTGWVTAEYAMLPRATSTRTTRESSTGRVGGRTHEIQRLIGRALRSVVNLSAVGQRSFWIDCDVIRADGGTRTAAITGAYVCLHDAFTFAVKKGLIEKNPIKDSLAAISVGVVKGQPVLDLCYEEDSAADVDMNIVMTGNGNLVEVQGTAEGSPFSFETMDQLLGLAKQGIGSLIALQNDLLGSEALSVSK